The nucleotide window AGTGTTGTCCTTCGCCCTTGTCCGGCGGCAGCCAGAGCGTCTTGCCATTTTCGAGGTGAAACTCTTCGTAGACGTTGAAGACGGCCTGCACCGTGTAATCGCCCGCGTCCAGATCGTTCAGCGTCTTGCGCGGATAGCCGACGGTCGCCGCATCCACCACGATCGGCTTCGCCGGGTCCTGGTTGACCACATCCACGCCGAATCCCTGCGAGGAAAGATAGTTCTCCTCCAGCTGATCACGCGGCTCCGACTCCGTGTTCTTCGAGAAGACCAGGACCAGGTGCCCGTTCAAAGGCTTCGAAGCCGGAATCGAAACCTCAATCCGCTGCGCATGCGCACAGACGCACGTAAGGACAGCAACTGCCGCAATTGCCAGACGATGCATATCTCTCCTGAAAACAGAAAATCCGTGGACGAAGAATAGCAGCCCGCACGCAGGCTGCTCCTCTGTTTTCTGTCTCCGGGAAAAGTCGCCACCTATACGGTGCAAACGATGCGCGGCTTGGCCGAAGCGCTCCATGCCTCGGCGATCTCTGCAAGCGGCATGGTCTTTGTCGCGATCGATAGCCCTGCCGGCTTTACCGCAGCCAATACCTGCCCGATCACCTCCAGCAGCTTCACCATGGGCACACTCTTCACGCCGCTGCCCATCAGCTGGATCGCCGAAGAGCGTAGCGCCTCGCCCGGCAGATCTACATTTCTCTCGCCTGCCGCCGAACCGACATGCACGAACCGCACCGGATGCGCCTCTTCGACTGCCCTGGCGATCGCCGTGATGACCGCTTTCGCGCTCTCGCCCCACAGGTAGTCGACGACCACGTCGATGCCCCGCCCAAACTCCTCGATCAATGCCGACTCAAACGCCTGCGCGCCATTCGGATGGTCCGCACCCACGCGAAACGGGATTACCTTGTCCACGCCAAGCGAAAGTAGCTCCTCGAGTTCGCGCTCATTCCGCCCCGTGCCAATCACACGCGCCGCGCCGAGGTGCTTCGCGATCTGCACCGCCAGCCTTCCCGCCGTGCTGGTGGCGCCGTGCACCAGCACCGTCTCACCGCGCACCAGCCGCGCCCGCTCCACCAGCGCCGCCCAGCCGGACATGCCGGGATTCACAATTGCAGCCGCCGTCACGTCGTCCACCTCGTCCGGCACAGCAATGCATTGCCGGCTCCGCACCAGCGTTTTCTCGGCCAGCGCGCCATAAGGAGCCTCCGGCAGGACAAAGTACACGCGCCTGCCGTCGGCTGTCCGGCCCACACCGTCGGCTCCAGCCACGACCGGAAAAACTCTGCCTGAGCTGTAATGCTTGCCAGTTGAACGCAATTTGCTGAACGGGCTCAGCGCAGACGCGCTCACCCGCACCAGCTCCATGCCTTCTGCGGCTGCCGCCGCCTCAAGACCTGCCTCATCGAACTCTCCATACACCGGGGAAGCTCCTACCTCATGCACAATCGCTGCTTTCATCGTCCACTCTCCCTTCGTTCTCAAATCCTGCCTATCTAACAACGTTAGATTTATTTGAACAACGTTAGATTCAGAAAGTCAATCCTGCTACTCTGGACTCGTGAAGGTAAATCGGGACATGGTGGTCCGCGCGGCGCTCAAGCTGCTGAACGAGGTGGGGCTTGAGCAGCTCACGCTGCGCCTCCTCGGCCGCGAGTTGAAGGTGCAGGCGGCGTCCATCTACTGGCACTTCGCCAGCAAAGAGGCGCTTCTCGACGAGATGGCGACGCTCGTACTCGCAGAAGGCGCTTCGCAACTCATTCCCGCTCGCAACACTTCAGACTGGACAGCCTGGGCCGTTGCTTTCGGCACTGGGCTGCGTAAGGTGCTACTCGGCTACCGCGATGGCGCAAGGATGATCGCCGGCACGCGCCTCACCAATACCGAGTACATGAAGACGCCGGAGCGCATGGCCGCCCGTCTCGTCGAAAGCGGCTTCACCGTGCGCGAGGCCGTGGTGCTGCTGAGCACTGTCTATAACTACACGCTGAACTTCGTCATGGAAGAGCAGGCTGTCTTTCCCCAGCCCGGCGTGCGATCTCCGCAGTACGACATTGCGTCCCGCAATGCGCGTCTCGATCCGGTAGAGTTCCCGCTTATGCGGCAAAGCGGCGCGATTCTCTTTGACCGCTTCGATCGCAGGTATAAGGAGGGACTCGATCTGATTGTGCGCGGAGCTGCTTCGCAGCACTGATCTGCCGTGCCACATGGGAGGCCGTGCTTTTTTGCCGCATGAAATCTGTATAGACGACTAGAATGGCCCCATGGATCGCCGCACCCTGCTCTCCCTTTCCGCCAAAGCCGGACTGCTTTCGGCGCTGCCGTCTTTCGGGACCTCAGTGCTCTTCGCCCACCCTCTTCCTGCCTTCGCTCATGAGGGAGTGGCTCTCGCACATCCCACACCCGATCAGGTTCGCTGGGAAGACCTGGAAATTGGCATGTTCGTCCATTTCAGCAACGAGACCTATCTCAACGGCCGCCCACACGACTTCTCGGTTCCGCCTTCTGAGGTGAATCCGGTCGATCTCGACACCGACCAGTGGGCTCGCACTGCGGTCGCGCTCGGTGCGAAGTACATCGTCTTTGTCGCCAAGCATCAGTATGGTTTTTGCAGCTGGCAGACCGAGACCACCGACTTCAGCCTGAAGAGCTCGCCCTGGAAGAACGGCAAGGGCGACATCATGCAGATGCTGCGCGCCTCCTGCGACAAGTACCAACTCGGTCTCGGCGTCTATCTTTCTCCGCGTGACGACCACTTTGGTGCGGCCACCGGCGGCATCTGCAAGACACCCGAGGAACAGGCGAAGTACAACGCGATCTACCGCGCACAGCTCACCGAGCTTGTCACCCGCTACGGTCCGCTGGTCGAAATCTGGTTCGACGGCGCTACGGCCACGCCGGTCGGCGACATCCTAAGCAAGTATCAGCCGCATGCCTCGATCTTTCAGGGCCCGGCAGCCACCATCCGCTGGGTCGGTAATGAGGACGGCTTCGCACCCTATCCCTGCTGGAACGGTGTCGATCGTGAAGCCTCCGCGGCCGGCACCGCGACAGCGCTCGACAGCGATCCGAATGGCAACCGCTGGCTGCCCAGCGAGGTCGATGTATCGATCCGCCGCCCGGACTGGTTCTGGACACCGGACAACGAGAATAAGGTTCTGAGTGTCGACCAGCTGCTTTCGATCTACTACCGATCGGTGGGACGCGGAGCGCAGCTGCTGCTGAACATTCCACCCAATCCCTCCGGCCTGCTGGCAGCGCCCGATGTGGCCGCAGCCACGGCCTTCGGCGCAGAGATCAAGCGCCGCTTCGCCAGTCCAATTGCCGCCACTTCCGGCAAAGGCGCACAGGTCACGCTCAAGCTTGCGAGTTCCACGCGCATCGACACAGTGATTCTGCAGGAAGCGATTGAAGACGGCGAGCGGGTTCGCGCCTACACGCTTGAAGGACGCGTGAACGGCAGCTGGACGCCTCTCGGCGAAGGTTCGGCCATCGGGCATAAGCGCATTCAGCCGGTTGGGCCTGCAGTCGTTGATGCCGTGCGTATCACCGTCACGAAAGCGGCGGCCGCCCCTGTGCTCCGCACACTCGCGGTCTACGACACGGGTGTGGCTCCTCCGTCGGACTGGAGTGCAGCCTCGGCACTTTGGTCGCACAACCTTATTGGCGACTGGAAGGATGGGCGCTTCTCACTCGACCTGCACAAGTATGTGAATGAAGCCGCGCAGTACCAGCTGCGGCTCGTCCCCGCCGAAGGCACGATCACCGAGATCAAGGACATCTCGCTCATTCTCGACGGCGCATCGCAGCCCAAACTGCTCAAGCATGTGCCCGGCCATCCGGATGAGCTGATCATCGACGTGACCGGCCTCGGCGACACCGGAACCATCTCCGGCACCGTCATTGGAGCCACTCGCGGACAGGCGCTGCTGCAGAAGCTCTAAACCTTCAGCACAAACAAAACAGCCGCCGGCTCGCGGAAGCCGGCGGCTGTTTTGTCTCTATAGAAAAACGTCTACGCTCCGGTTTCGAGCACCACGCGGAAGCGCGCCTTGCCGCTCTCCATACGGGCAAAGGCATCGGCAGCCTGGTCCAGCGAGTACTTTTCAATCAACGGCTTCACGCCGGTCAGCGAGCTGAACTTCAGCGTGTCCTCGGAGTCGATGGAGGTGCCGCTCGGCCAGCCGGCCACCGACTGCTTGGCCAGGATCAGCGGTACTACCGGCACCTGCAGCGGCTCCGGAGGCACGCCCACCACGACGAACTTTCCGTTATAGCCAAGACCGCCAAGCGCAGCCGTCATGGCACCGGCATCAGTCACCGTCGCCAGGATGGTCTTCGCTCCACCCAGCTTCTTCAGCTCAGCAGCCACGTCCTGCGCGGTCGAATCGATGTAGTGGTGCGCGCCCAGCTCCTTCGCAAACAAGGCCTTGTCCGCGCCTCGCGCAATGGCCACCGTCTCATAGCCCATCTTCGCCGCGTACTGCACGCCCAGGTGCCCGAGGCCGCCCATGCCGAGAATTGCCACCACGTCCGGCGGACGCGCTCCGCTGTTGCGCAGCGCATTGAAGGTAGTGATACCTGCGCAGAGCAGCGGTCCGGCCTCGGCCGAGTTCAGCGACTCCGGCACCGCAGCCAAGGCCTCTTCAGGCGCCGTTACATAATCGGCCCACCCGCCGTCATAGGTGATACCGGGGATGCTGGCGCGAATACAACAGACGAAATCGCCCCGCCGGCAAGGCTCGCAGGTGCCGCAATGGCCGCCGTACCAGCCCAGACCAACACGCTGTCCGACCTTGAACTCCGTCACACCGTCACCGATCGCCTCCACGCGGCCGACAACTTCATGTCCCGGCACACGCGGATATTGAATGCCGGGGAAGATCCCGTACTTGGTGATCGAATCGCTGTGGCACACACCGCAGGCTTCCACGCGCACCAACACGTGCCCTGCCGCAGGATTGCTCACCTCGCGGATCACCACCTCGATGGCACCGCCCGCGCTGACCACCTGCGCAAACCGGCCTTTTCTCGTCTCTGCCGCCATGGCGTTTTCCTCCGTTCGTATACTTTTCGTCTGGATCAAAGCTGCCCCACTATCATCCACAGAACGCGGTCATCCCGCCATCACCAGCGTGTGATTTTACGGTAGCTCTCTCTTAGGTTGCCATGCGAAGCTTAAGACCATGCGCGCCGCACGCTGGCTTCT belongs to Silvibacterium dinghuense and includes:
- a CDS encoding quinone oxidoreductase family protein: MKAAIVHEVGASPVYGEFDEAGLEAAAAAEGMELVRVSASALSPFSKLRSTGKHYSSGRVFPVVAGADGVGRTADGRRVYFVLPEAPYGALAEKTLVRSRQCIAVPDEVDDVTAAAIVNPGMSGWAALVERARLVRGETVLVHGATSTAGRLAVQIAKHLGAARVIGTGRNERELEELLSLGVDKVIPFRVGADHPNGAQAFESALIEEFGRGIDVVVDYLWGESAKAVITAIARAVEEAHPVRFVHVGSAAGERNVDLPGEALRSSAIQLMGSGVKSVPMVKLLEVIGQVLAAVKPAGLSIATKTMPLAEIAEAWSASAKPRIVCTV
- a CDS encoding TetR/AcrR family transcriptional regulator C-terminal domain-containing protein, whose product is MKVNRDMVVRAALKLLNEVGLEQLTLRLLGRELKVQAASIYWHFASKEALLDEMATLVLAEGASQLIPARNTSDWTAWAVAFGTGLRKVLLGYRDGARMIAGTRLTNTEYMKTPERMAARLVESGFTVREAVVLLSTVYNYTLNFVMEEQAVFPQPGVRSPQYDIASRNARLDPVEFPLMRQSGAILFDRFDRRYKEGLDLIVRGAASQH
- a CDS encoding alpha-L-fucosidase — encoded protein: MDRRTLLSLSAKAGLLSALPSFGTSVLFAHPLPAFAHEGVALAHPTPDQVRWEDLEIGMFVHFSNETYLNGRPHDFSVPPSEVNPVDLDTDQWARTAVALGAKYIVFVAKHQYGFCSWQTETTDFSLKSSPWKNGKGDIMQMLRASCDKYQLGLGVYLSPRDDHFGAATGGICKTPEEQAKYNAIYRAQLTELVTRYGPLVEIWFDGATATPVGDILSKYQPHASIFQGPAATIRWVGNEDGFAPYPCWNGVDREASAAGTATALDSDPNGNRWLPSEVDVSIRRPDWFWTPDNENKVLSVDQLLSIYYRSVGRGAQLLLNIPPNPSGLLAAPDVAAATAFGAEIKRRFASPIAATSGKGAQVTLKLASSTRIDTVILQEAIEDGERVRAYTLEGRVNGSWTPLGEGSAIGHKRIQPVGPAVVDAVRITVTKAAAAPVLRTLAVYDTGVAPPSDWSAASALWSHNLIGDWKDGRFSLDLHKYVNEAAQYQLRLVPAEGTITEIKDISLILDGASQPKLLKHVPGHPDELIIDVTGLGDTGTISGTVIGATRGQALLQKL
- a CDS encoding alcohol dehydrogenase — its product is MAAETRKGRFAQVVSAGGAIEVVIREVSNPAAGHVLVRVEACGVCHSDSITKYGIFPGIQYPRVPGHEVVGRVEAIGDGVTEFKVGQRVGLGWYGGHCGTCEPCRRGDFVCCIRASIPGITYDGGWADYVTAPEEALAAVPESLNSAEAGPLLCAGITTFNALRNSGARPPDVVAILGMGGLGHLGVQYAAKMGYETVAIARGADKALFAKELGAHHYIDSTAQDVAAELKKLGGAKTILATVTDAGAMTAALGGLGYNGKFVVVGVPPEPLQVPVVPLILAKQSVAGWPSGTSIDSEDTLKFSSLTGVKPLIEKYSLDQAADAFARMESGKARFRVVLETGA